In the Victivallis sp. Marseille-Q1083 genome, one interval contains:
- a CDS encoding Orn/Lys/Arg decarboxylase N-terminal domain-containing protein — translation MKTEKSQWPILLVSKQLGADNDDAFRLRELIAELENVQDCTVIVSCSYEDALEISVSRADLGTIIIDWDLPLENQLEAMTPDAFVAAIRQRNRTIPLILLTDRLETENLPTDALAEITDCLWKTADPVPFRAGRFVDALGRYLQSFYPPFFGELVKYAEQYKYAWHTPGHLGGQGFLRSPAGVAMYKYFGENVFRSDLSISVPELGSLLDHEGVVCDAERNSARAFGADQTYYVLNGTSTVNQIVWRSQLVRDDIAFVDRNCHKSLNYAMVITEALPVYMIPRRNKRGIIGPVRLSEFTPASIRQKIDASTLIPAELKKNPVKMSALTNSTYDGVCYNVVNIKKQLEKSVENLHFDEAWYAYACFSPMYKNHYGMAEDELQADHPPIFCSQSTHKLLTAFSQASMLHIKNGGSIRINPDEFNESYMMHGSTSPQYSMIASLDVATKMMQDNGGVMMRDIILEAVQLRKKTASLNREFAARGDWFFDMWQPRKVKADGRTVDFCDAETDYLADHQEPWVMRRDNNWHGFDDIEDDYVMLDPIKLTFTTPGLDDDGRMGNRGIPAGIVTNYLIDRNIVCEKTDYYSFLMLNSLGTTRAKQGSLLAALLQFKRDFDGNTPLADIFPALVDAHGERYAGVGLKDHCLNMHRYIKEHDMLGKMQAAFQIIPDQALKPADAYHEVVRRNVEYVFLDAMMNRIPAVMMVPYPPGIPIMMGGEKMNEKARPIFEYLKAREDFENEFPGYEGDIHGVEREVRDGRTCFKTMCIKSK, via the coding sequence ATGAAGACAGAAAAATCCCAATGGCCGATTCTGTTGGTATCCAAACAATTGGGAGCAGACAACGACGATGCGTTCCGGTTGCGCGAGCTGATCGCGGAGCTGGAAAATGTCCAGGATTGCACGGTGATCGTCTCTTGTTCCTATGAGGATGCGCTGGAAATTTCGGTTTCCCGTGCCGATTTGGGGACAATCATCATCGATTGGGATCTGCCGTTGGAAAATCAATTGGAAGCGATGACGCCGGACGCGTTTGTCGCCGCGATCCGGCAGCGCAACCGGACCATTCCTTTGATCCTGCTGACCGACCGCCTGGAGACGGAAAATCTGCCGACCGATGCGCTCGCGGAGATTACCGATTGCCTGTGGAAAACCGCCGATCCCGTTCCGTTCCGGGCCGGTCGGTTCGTCGATGCGCTGGGGCGGTATCTGCAGAGCTTCTACCCGCCATTTTTCGGCGAACTGGTCAAATATGCCGAACAGTACAAATACGCCTGGCATACGCCCGGGCACCTCGGCGGGCAGGGGTTCCTGCGCAGCCCCGCCGGCGTGGCGATGTACAAGTATTTCGGAGAAAATGTCTTCCGTTCCGATCTGTCCATTTCGGTGCCGGAGCTGGGATCGCTGCTGGATCACGAAGGCGTCGTCTGTGATGCCGAACGCAATTCCGCCCGCGCTTTCGGCGCCGATCAGACCTATTACGTGCTGAACGGCACGTCGACGGTCAACCAGATTGTCTGGCGCAGCCAGTTGGTGCGCGACGACATCGCTTTCGTCGACCGCAACTGCCACAAATCGTTGAATTATGCGATGGTCATCACCGAAGCGTTGCCGGTTTACATGATTCCGCGGCGCAACAAGCGCGGCATCATCGGTCCGGTCCGGCTGTCGGAGTTCACGCCGGCTTCCATCCGGCAGAAAATCGACGCCAGTACGCTGATTCCGGCGGAACTGAAAAAGAATCCGGTCAAAATGTCGGCGTTGACCAATTCCACCTACGACGGCGTCTGCTACAACGTCGTCAATATCAAGAAGCAGTTGGAAAAGAGCGTCGAGAATCTCCATTTCGACGAAGCGTGGTACGCCTACGCCTGCTTCAGTCCGATGTACAAGAACCATTACGGCATGGCCGAGGACGAACTCCAGGCCGATCATCCGCCGATCTTCTGTTCGCAGTCGACCCATAAACTGCTGACCGCCTTCTCGCAGGCGTCGATGCTGCACATCAAGAACGGCGGCAGCATCAGGATCAATCCGGACGAATTCAACGAGTCGTATATGATGCACGGTTCCACCTCGCCGCAGTACAGCATGATCGCGTCACTGGATGTGGCGACCAAGATGATGCAGGATAACGGCGGCGTGATGATGCGCGACATCATCCTTGAGGCGGTGCAGTTGCGCAAAAAAACCGCTTCGCTGAACCGGGAATTTGCCGCCAGGGGCGACTGGTTCTTCGATATGTGGCAGCCGCGCAAGGTCAAAGCCGACGGCCGGACCGTCGATTTCTGCGACGCCGAGACCGATTATCTGGCCGATCACCAGGAACCGTGGGTGATGCGCAGGGACAACAACTGGCACGGCTTCGACGACATTGAGGACGATTATGTCATGCTCGACCCGATCAAGCTGACCTTTACGACGCCCGGACTGGACGACGACGGCCGGATGGGCAATCGCGGCATTCCGGCCGGTATCGTCACCAATTACCTGATCGATCGCAATATCGTCTGCGAAAAGACCGATTATTATTCCTTCCTGATGCTGAATTCGCTGGGAACCACCCGGGCGAAGCAGGGTTCGCTGCTTGCCGCGCTGCTGCAGTTCAAACGCGATTTCGACGGCAATACGCCGCTGGCCGACATCTTCCCGGCCCTGGTCGACGCGCATGGCGAACGCTATGCCGGCGTCGGATTGAAAGACCATTGCCTGAACATGCACCGCTATATCAAAGAGCACGACATGCTCGGCAAAATGCAGGCTGCCTTCCAGATCATTCCGGACCAGGCCCTCAAACCGGCGGACGCCTATCACGAAGTGGTGCGCCGCAACGTCGAATATGTCTTCCTCGACGCTATGATGAACCGGATTCCGGCGGTGATGATGGTGCCGTATCCGCCCGGCATTCCGATCATGATGGGCGGGGAAAAGATGAATGAAAAGGCACGTCCGATTTTCGAATACCTCAAGGCCCGCGAAGATTTCGAAAACGAATTTCCGGGTTACGAAGGCGACATCCACGGCGTGGAACGCGAAGTCCGCGACGGCCGTACCTGCTTCAAAACCATGTGCATCAAATCCAAATAA
- a CDS encoding amino acid permease — protein sequence MAATNGSKGTMSVFTMAMLTVAAVLSLRNLPSQADYGYSIIFYITAAAVCFFLPSALVSAELASGWPQDGGVYLWVKEAFGPKWGFVAIFMQWVENLPWFPAVLTFVASAIAYVFNPELATSRWFVFITILVMLWLATWLNFHGMKLSAFLSSSGALAGTVIPGIGIILLAAGYLIAGNPPSIQFSVGAIFPEMNNLNQLMLLSGMMVALAGMEMSAIHVTEMSNPTKQFPKAIFSACAVVILLSVFGALAIALVIPENDISLAAGACQAFDKIFQIFHIEWMTPIMCFLLAYGALTMVVTWVLGPSKGVLEVAREGYLPQYWQKRNKNGMPTRILIVQATISSLLATVVLFMPTISGAFWIMSALTAQLYMIMYLLMFAAAIKLRYSRPDVPRPYRIPGGKLGMWIVSGIAFLTALLAIFVGFIPTGGVREKGIEAQFIYIAFLFFGSAIFVLIPLLFYHIYEKEQAKKGKAKAR from the coding sequence ATGGCTGCTACCAATGGCTCGAAAGGTACGATGAGTGTCTTTACGATGGCAATGCTGACCGTGGCGGCGGTATTGTCACTGCGGAATCTGCCGAGTCAGGCGGATTACGGCTACAGTATTATTTTCTATATCACGGCGGCGGCGGTCTGCTTTTTCCTGCCGTCGGCGCTGGTGTCGGCGGAGCTGGCGTCCGGCTGGCCGCAGGACGGCGGCGTTTATTTGTGGGTGAAGGAGGCGTTCGGGCCGAAATGGGGGTTTGTCGCCATTTTCATGCAATGGGTGGAGAACCTTCCCTGGTTCCCGGCGGTGTTGACCTTCGTCGCCTCGGCGATCGCCTATGTGTTCAATCCGGAATTGGCTACCAGCCGCTGGTTCGTCTTCATCACCATCCTGGTGATGCTGTGGCTGGCCACCTGGCTGAACTTCCACGGCATGAAGCTTTCGGCGTTTCTGAGCAGTTCCGGCGCGCTGGCCGGGACGGTGATTCCGGGGATCGGCATCATTCTGCTGGCGGCGGGTTATCTGATCGCCGGCAATCCGCCGAGCATTCAATTCTCGGTCGGCGCCATTTTCCCGGAAATGAACAACCTCAATCAGTTGATGCTGCTTTCCGGCATGATGGTGGCGCTTGCCGGGATGGAAATGTCGGCGATCCACGTCACCGAGATGTCGAACCCGACCAAACAGTTTCCGAAAGCGATTTTCAGCGCCTGCGCCGTGGTGATTTTGTTGAGCGTGTTCGGCGCGCTGGCCATCGCATTGGTGATTCCGGAGAATGACATCAGCCTGGCAGCCGGCGCCTGTCAGGCTTTCGACAAGATTTTCCAGATCTTTCACATCGAGTGGATGACGCCGATCATGTGCTTCCTGCTGGCTTACGGCGCCTTGACGATGGTGGTCACCTGGGTGCTCGGTCCGTCCAAGGGAGTACTGGAAGTCGCCAGGGAAGGTTATCTGCCGCAGTACTGGCAGAAGCGCAACAAGAACGGCATGCCGACCCGGATTCTGATCGTCCAGGCGACGATTTCCTCGCTGTTGGCGACAGTGGTGTTGTTCATGCCGACCATCAGCGGCGCGTTCTGGATCATGTCGGCGCTGACCGCCCAGTTGTATATGATCATGTATCTGCTGATGTTCGCCGCGGCGATCAAATTGCGTTATTCCAGGCCGGATGTGCCGCGTCCCTACCGCATTCCCGGCGGAAAGCTCGGCATGTGGATCGTTTCCGGCATCGCTTTTCTGACCGCGTTGCTGGCGATTTTCGTCGGTTTCATCCCGACCGGCGGGGTTCGTGAAAAAGGTATCGAAGCGCAATTCATCTATATCGCGTTTCTGTTCTTCGGTTCGGCGATCTTCGTGCTCATTCCGTTGTTGTTCTATCATATCTATGAAAAGGAACAGGCGAAAAAGGGCAAGGCGAAAGCCAGATGA
- a CDS encoding glutaminase family protein: MTEQYRFPRYPAVPLVVHDPYFSLWSFADKLTDNWSSHWTGAIQSLCGMLRIDGVAWRFAGIWGDLQPMEQIGLEVWPTRTVYRFAAAGVELTLTFLTPALLHKLEILSRPVSYVEFRIRSLDGKAHDVALYFDAGGELCLDNVYQAATWGRLRLEGLEVMTVAAAEQRPLHRAGDDHRIDWGRFYLAVPQQYRPMTAIRSNFELRGCFVAGAALPDSDDFQPQRMQFDGWVSPGMAVELGTVEREPAEVMLMLAYDDVWSVEYLGRKLAAYWRRNGRDFGEMLRQAWREYPALRQECAAYDREWMNDCRQSGGEAYAHLCALAFRQAIGAHKLVADEQDRPLFFSKENFSNGCIATVDITYPSAPLFLLAQPTLLKGMLLPILDYAETRRWKFPFAPHDLGTYPLANGQVYGGGERDELDQMPVEECGNLLLLAAALVKFADELEFARRYYPTLKQWADYLNEKGYDPENQLCTDDFAGHLAHNTNLSLKAILALAAFAQLAGRLGEDAAAVAVYRQSAETFAAHWRRDAWAGDHYKLAFDREVSWSQKYNLVWDRLLELELFPAEVAETELAWYRVRQERYGLPLDNRKSYTKLDWIIWSATLTGRDEDFQALLQPVARWLAETPSRVPLTDWYDTLDGRQVGFQARSVVGGVFIKLLADAAMRSKWRAGLAE, from the coding sequence ATGACCGAACAGTATCGATTCCCCCGTTATCCGGCGGTGCCGCTGGTGGTGCACGACCCTTATTTCAGCCTCTGGTCGTTTGCCGACAAATTGACCGACAACTGGAGTTCTCACTGGACCGGAGCGATTCAGTCGTTGTGCGGGATGCTGCGCATCGATGGCGTCGCCTGGCGGTTTGCCGGGATCTGGGGCGATCTGCAGCCGATGGAGCAAATCGGTCTGGAAGTTTGGCCGACCCGGACGGTTTACCGGTTCGCCGCTGCCGGCGTTGAACTGACGTTGACTTTTCTGACGCCGGCTTTGCTGCATAAGCTGGAGATTCTGTCGCGGCCGGTGAGCTATGTGGAATTCCGCATTCGGTCGCTCGACGGGAAAGCGCACGACGTGGCGTTGTATTTCGACGCCGGCGGCGAATTGTGTCTCGACAATGTTTATCAGGCGGCGACCTGGGGGCGGCTGCGGCTGGAAGGGCTGGAAGTGATGACGGTTGCCGCGGCGGAACAGCGGCCGTTGCACCGGGCCGGTGACGACCACCGCATCGATTGGGGACGGTTCTACCTGGCGGTTCCGCAACAGTACCGGCCGATGACGGCGATCCGGTCGAATTTTGAATTGCGCGGCTGTTTCGTCGCCGGCGCCGCGTTGCCGGACAGCGACGATTTTCAACCGCAACGCATGCAGTTTGACGGCTGGGTGAGCCCCGGTATGGCGGTGGAACTCGGAACCGTGGAGCGCGAACCGGCCGAAGTGATGCTGATGCTGGCATACGACGATGTCTGGAGCGTCGAATATCTCGGCCGCAAACTGGCGGCCTACTGGCGGCGGAATGGGCGGGATTTCGGTGAAATGCTGCGGCAGGCCTGGCGGGAATATCCGGCGCTGCGGCAGGAATGCGCCGCCTATGACCGGGAATGGATGAACGATTGCCGTCAAAGCGGCGGCGAAGCTTATGCGCATTTGTGCGCGTTGGCGTTCCGGCAGGCGATCGGCGCTCACAAGCTGGTGGCCGATGAACAGGACCGGCCGTTGTTCTTTTCGAAGGAAAATTTTTCCAACGGCTGCATTGCGACGGTGGATATCACTTATCCGTCCGCTCCGCTGTTTTTGCTGGCCCAGCCGACACTGCTCAAGGGCATGCTGCTGCCGATTCTGGATTACGCCGAAACCCGGCGCTGGAAATTTCCGTTCGCGCCGCATGACCTGGGAACTTATCCGCTGGCCAACGGCCAGGTGTATGGCGGCGGCGAACGCGACGAGCTGGATCAGATGCCGGTCGAGGAGTGCGGCAACCTGTTGCTGCTGGCTGCTGCGCTGGTCAAATTTGCCGATGAATTGGAATTTGCCCGCCGCTATTATCCGACGCTGAAGCAGTGGGCCGATTATTTGAATGAAAAAGGTTATGATCCGGAGAACCAGCTTTGCACCGACGACTTCGCCGGCCATCTGGCGCACAATACCAATTTGTCTTTGAAGGCGATTCTGGCCCTGGCGGCGTTCGCGCAGTTGGCCGGACGGCTGGGTGAAGATGCGGCGGCGGTCGCCGTCTACCGGCAAAGCGCGGAAACTTTTGCGGCGCACTGGCGGCGGGACGCCTGGGCCGGCGACCACTATAAACTGGCGTTCGACCGCGAGGTTTCCTGGAGCCAGAAGTACAATCTGGTCTGGGACCGGCTGCTGGAGCTGGAGTTGTTTCCGGCGGAAGTGGCGGAGACGGAGCTGGCCTGGTACCGTGTCAGGCAGGAGCGTTACGGCCTGCCGCTGGATAACCGGAAAAGTTATACCAAATTGGACTGGATCATCTGGTCGGCGACGCTGACCGGCCGTGACGAGGATTTCCAGGCGCTGCTGCAGCCGGTTGCCCGCTGGCTTGCCGAGACGCCGAGCCGGGTGCCGCTGACCGATTGGTATGATACGCTGGACGGCCGCCAGGTCGGTTTTCAGGCCCGGTCGGTGGTCGGCGGCGTTTTCATCAAATTGCTGGCCGATGCGGCGATGCGCTCAAAGTGGCGGGCCGGGCTGGCGGAGTGA
- a CDS encoding type II secretion system protein — translation MRKSRFTLIELLVVIAIISILASMLLPALGKAKSTALRAACSNNLRQVAIGASIYGQENKNWVSPVADGFAWSVLLTGKHANGANADKVGGNYLEGGVFVCPMSMDDEWTEDTATYAMYDALNDGNYDNKVKNCGDFVNHKVFNDNNIAYRTTKIKMPSTMVMFSESLNPKEQSMYYRFSPNAVVNGASIHTYHDNFTNAVFFDSHVASMRPGELSQTATEITNVIDDQGNQIGMK, via the coding sequence ATGAGAAAGAGTCGTTTTACCTTGATCGAACTGTTGGTCGTGATCGCGATCATCTCCATTCTCGCCAGCATGCTGCTGCCGGCGCTGGGCAAGGCGAAAAGCACTGCGCTTAGGGCTGCTTGCAGCAACAACTTGCGTCAGGTGGCGATTGGTGCCAGTATTTACGGACAGGAAAATAAAAACTGGGTTTCGCCGGTTGCGGACGGTTTCGCCTGGTCGGTCTTGCTGACCGGCAAACATGCGAATGGCGCCAATGCCGATAAAGTCGGCGGTAATTATCTGGAAGGCGGCGTATTCGTCTGTCCGATGAGTATGGATGATGAATGGACCGAGGATACGGCCACTTATGCGATGTATGATGCTCTTAACGACGGAAATTACGACAACAAAGTAAAGAATTGTGGCGATTTTGTCAATCATAAAGTATTTAATGACAATAATATTGCCTATCGGACGACGAAAATTAAAATGCCGAGTACGATGGTGATGTTCAGCGAGTCGTTGAATCCGAAAGAACAGTCGATGTATTACCGGTTTTCACCGAACGCCGTTGTGAACGGTGCCTCGATCCATACCTATCATGACAATTTTACCAATGCGGTATTTTTCGACAGCCACGTCGCCAGCATGCGGCCGGGTGAGTTGAGCCAGACTGCGACGGAGATTACCAACGTCATTGATGACCAGGGAAATCAAATCGGAATGAAGTAA
- a CDS encoding HlyD family secretion protein, whose amino-acid sequence MRMKLSLRLIYLGLLVLFVVVLLLTVGTANYAPYSGRAYVEYGEAPVFSKVSAVIEELYCRDGQQVEKGDPLFRLDDRNFRAEVERLEALYETTVNKLAALDCQIAEQEEDIRRQEKTCEKCRIDFERDRTLLDKQAVAAKTFENSRLQFDIAAGELAAMRSRLNALTRQRGRAGDDNSELKQLRAELAVARNRLDDTVIRAPIAGLLSCHQLHHGQMILTAERYAVIHETGNLTINADLMEKSVGRLQIGQKALVAFDAIPGRVFQASLKGVVRELRSGYVAPNEFHEIAEDTRWIRTVGRNRIQLSLEEPMPPEVLLTSGSKAAVSLQNPAHAVFSGLSNAWIRLISVCNYLY is encoded by the coding sequence ATGCGAATGAAATTGTCACTGCGGTTGATTTATCTGGGCTTGCTGGTCTTGTTCGTCGTCGTCCTGCTGCTGACGGTGGGAACGGCCAACTACGCGCCATATTCAGGCCGGGCTTATGTCGAATACGGTGAAGCGCCGGTATTCAGCAAGGTTTCCGCTGTCATTGAGGAACTTTATTGCCGGGACGGCCAGCAGGTCGAGAAGGGCGATCCGCTGTTTCGGCTGGATGACCGGAATTTTCGGGCCGAAGTGGAACGGCTCGAGGCGCTCTATGAAACTACCGTCAATAAACTAGCCGCGCTGGACTGCCAGATTGCCGAACAGGAGGAGGATATCCGCAGGCAGGAAAAAACCTGTGAAAAGTGCCGGATCGATTTCGAGCGCGATCGCACTCTGCTGGACAAACAGGCGGTCGCGGCCAAAACCTTCGAGAATTCCCGGTTGCAATTCGACATTGCCGCCGGCGAGTTGGCGGCGATGCGCAGCCGACTGAATGCCTTGACGCGTCAGCGGGGACGTGCCGGCGACGACAACAGCGAACTCAAACAGCTCCGGGCGGAACTCGCCGTCGCCCGCAACCGGCTTGATGACACCGTCATTCGCGCGCCGATTGCCGGCTTGCTCAGTTGCCACCAGCTCCATCATGGCCAGATGATCCTGACGGCGGAGCGCTATGCGGTAATCCATGAAACCGGCAATCTGACGATCAACGCCGATTTGATGGAGAAGAGCGTGGGACGGCTGCAGATCGGTCAGAAAGCCCTGGTCGCTTTTGATGCGATTCCGGGACGGGTGTTTCAGGCTTCGCTGAAAGGCGTGGTGCGGGAATTGCGTTCCGGCTACGTCGCTCCGAATGAGTTCCACGAAATCGCCGAGGATACCCGCTGGATTCGCACCGTCGGCCGCAATCGGATTCAACTGTCGCTCGAGGAACCAATGCCGCCGGAGGTATTGTTGACGTCCGGTTCCAAGGCCGCCGTTTCGCTGCAGAATCCGGCCCATGCCGTTTTCAGCGGCTTGAGCAATGCCTGGATCCGGTTGATTAGCGTCTGCAACTATCTTTACTGA
- a CDS encoding DUF2955 domain-containing protein has translation MRRYDRALAEFRRDKFRRLVLAAVAGVMLAHLLPMNSTVFIGLYPASILLGMDRFSVGALLLRCATLLAGMVVGTLIIEAFMNAPILSVMITYGVFLVILKLFAIQFEMGNAYSFMFAYSLSTIYASYPDSTMEASITEPYLIQAVLIFFVVWGCFALFPAQPPTIRRASPPPPEIQVGNGELMIYALIWLGIWLFFLFFEWRFALFAFLSFAGAFRCFDRNVLKKITRENIIAHVFCCSVAALFSLLLPGTGGNILVLLAGLIVLVLPFLHAAVFPPKPELAYRCSTMLSGLLVPLILYLGTDHAAVYQSALRAALIVFLMVILYLVIESLYHGGTVVKKVSRCWRQHAEPDRQPEDQSCTSRI, from the coding sequence ATGCGGCGTTATGACCGGGCGCTGGCGGAATTCCGGCGCGATAAATTCCGGCGGCTGGTGCTGGCCGCCGTGGCCGGCGTGATGCTGGCCCATCTGCTGCCGATGAATAGTACGGTTTTCATCGGTTTGTATCCGGCCAGCATCCTGCTCGGCATGGACCGGTTTTCCGTCGGCGCGCTGCTGCTGCGCTGCGCTACATTGCTGGCCGGTATGGTCGTCGGAACTTTGATCATCGAAGCTTTCATGAATGCTCCGATCCTTTCGGTCATGATTACTTATGGCGTATTTCTGGTGATTCTGAAACTCTTTGCGATCCAGTTTGAAATGGGCAATGCGTACAGTTTCATGTTCGCTTATTCGTTGAGCACCATCTATGCGAGCTATCCGGATTCCACGATGGAGGCATCCATCACCGAACCCTATCTGATTCAGGCGGTGTTGATCTTTTTCGTGGTATGGGGATGTTTTGCACTGTTTCCGGCCCAGCCGCCGACCATTCGCAGGGCTTCGCCGCCGCCGCCGGAAATACAGGTCGGAAACGGCGAATTGATGATTTATGCTTTGATCTGGCTTGGCATCTGGTTGTTTTTCCTATTTTTCGAATGGCGTTTCGCCCTGTTCGCCTTCCTCAGTTTTGCCGGAGCGTTCCGCTGCTTTGACCGGAACGTGCTGAAAAAGATCACCCGGGAGAATATCATTGCCCATGTATTCTGCTGTTCGGTGGCGGCGTTGTTCAGTTTGCTGCTGCCGGGAACCGGCGGGAATATCCTGGTACTGCTCGCCGGCTTGATCGTGCTGGTACTGCCTTTTCTGCATGCGGCGGTCTTTCCGCCGAAGCCAGAACTCGCTTATCGTTGCAGTACGATGCTTTCGGGGCTGCTGGTGCCGCTGATCCTCTACCTCGGCACCGATCACGCGGCGGTTTATCAGAGTGCGCTCCGGGCGGCTTTGATCGTTTTTCTGATGGTAATCCTGTATCTGGTGATTGAATCTCTTTATCATGGCGGTACAGTAGTGAAAAAAGTTTCCCGGTGCTGGCGGCAGCATGCCGAGCCGGACCGGCAACCGGAGGATCAGTCATGTACCAGCCGAATCTGA
- a CDS encoding MarR family winged helix-turn-helix transcriptional regulator translates to MYQPNLIARAVWAVCRHQQAGLSRLLAPYRLGGGSYVYLLIIAENPGITQIELSSRLAIDRATVSKMLAILERENLIRRFPHPDDRRSAKLEATPQGMETFDRLARTVTGFRLKMLEGIAPEEQEVTLRTLRKILANIREPGDGESDFFRQ, encoded by the coding sequence ATGTACCAGCCGAATCTGATCGCCCGCGCGGTCTGGGCGGTCTGCCGCCATCAGCAGGCCGGCTTGAGCCGTCTGCTTGCTCCATACCGTCTCGGCGGCGGTTCTTACGTTTATCTGCTGATCATTGCGGAGAATCCGGGTATTACCCAGATCGAATTGAGCAGCCGCCTGGCCATCGACCGGGCGACGGTCAGCAAAATGTTGGCGATTCTAGAACGGGAAAATCTGATTCGCCGGTTCCCGCACCCGGACGACCGCCGTTCCGCCAAACTCGAAGCGACGCCGCAGGGGATGGAAACTTTCGACCGTCTGGCCAGGACCGTGACCGGTTTCCGCCTGAAGATGCTGGAGGGCATTGCGCCGGAGGAGCAGGAAGTCACCCTCCGTACCTTGCGAAAGATTCTTGCCAACATCCGGGAACCCGGCGACGGTGAATCCGATTTTTTCCGGCAGTAG
- the murD gene encoding UDP-N-acetylmuramoyl-L-alanine--D-glutamate ligase produces the protein MKIVIIGNGKSGQAAARLAALLGYSQQIVTDDSAASPQSCFGDADLAVISPGVVPQRSGLYAAARQSGVELISELEFAARHFTGPCLAITGTNGKTTTTELTAHLLTALGVPACAAGNIGLPLSDLAADVQSGLRPAATLPVIEVSSFQLEHCRDFAPLAAVILNIESDHLDRYNNSMELYTAAKYRIFDHVPPENRIFGLAMHQPYPALFELRGDGIFRQGKCLINPADTHLNAAHNRENLLAALELIGRVVPPERCFEPVFQAALREFQTGRHRMERIPGTGNLLCINDSKATNPAAVAAALDSLITPGVRNVHLLLGGLDKAMDFALLAKYGPAIRAAYLFGECRHKIYRTLEAHLFCREFDDFDTAVVAAANAAVDGEIILLSPACASMDLFRNYQERGDRFCALIHQLLAN, from the coding sequence ATGAAAATCGTCATCATCGGCAACGGCAAAAGCGGCCAGGCCGCCGCCCGTCTCGCCGCTCTACTCGGATATTCCCAGCAAATCGTCACCGACGACAGCGCCGCATCACCGCAATCCTGTTTCGGCGACGCCGACCTGGCGGTGATCAGCCCCGGCGTGGTGCCGCAGCGTTCCGGCTTATACGCCGCCGCCCGGCAAAGCGGCGTCGAACTGATCAGCGAACTGGAATTCGCCGCCCGGCATTTCACCGGCCCCTGCCTGGCCATCACCGGCACCAACGGCAAAACGACCACCACCGAGCTGACGGCCCATCTCCTGACGGCGCTGGGAGTGCCGGCCTGCGCCGCCGGCAACATCGGGCTGCCGTTGTCCGACCTCGCCGCCGATGTGCAATCCGGCCTGCGGCCGGCAGCGACGCTGCCGGTCATCGAAGTCAGTTCCTTCCAGCTCGAACACTGCCGCGATTTCGCGCCGCTGGCCGCAGTCATTCTGAACATCGAATCGGATCACCTCGACCGCTACAACAACAGCATGGAACTCTACACGGCCGCCAAATACCGCATCTTCGATCACGTGCCGCCGGAAAATCGTATTTTCGGCCTGGCGATGCACCAGCCTTATCCGGCGTTGTTCGAATTGCGCGGCGACGGTATTTTCCGGCAGGGAAAATGCCTGATCAATCCGGCGGACACCCATTTGAACGCCGCACACAACCGGGAAAATCTGCTGGCCGCGCTCGAATTGATCGGCCGGGTCGTCCCGCCGGAACGCTGCTTCGAACCGGTTTTTCAGGCGGCGCTGCGGGAATTCCAAACCGGGCGCCACCGGATGGAACGAATTCCCGGTACCGGCAATCTCCTCTGCATCAACGACTCGAAAGCGACCAATCCGGCCGCTGTCGCGGCCGCCCTCGACAGTCTGATCACGCCCGGCGTGCGCAACGTCCACCTGCTGCTCGGCGGCCTGGACAAAGCGATGGATTTTGCGCTGCTGGCCAAATACGGGCCGGCAATCCGGGCGGCTTATCTGTTCGGCGAGTGCCGGCACAAGATTTACCGAACGCTCGAAGCGCACCTGTTCTGCCGGGAATTCGACGATTTCGACACCGCGGTCGTCGCAGCAGCCAATGCGGCGGTGGACGGTGAAATCATCCTGCTGTCCCCGGCCTGCGCCAGCATGGATCTGTTTCGCAACTATCAGGAACGCGGCGACCGGTTCTGTGCACTGATTCACCAACTGCTGGCCAACTGA